The segment atttagtacAGGAGTTGGTAAACCATTACGAATAGACTTTAAGCGATAGTCATAAAAAAAACggaaaatacttttgaaaagttTTCCACGAGTATCCATCTTCTGATTAATGCCGTTATAAATTCTAGTCAGAACAAGTGGGACACAAGTCATCAAAGTAGGTTGTAATACTGTAGCATCTCCATGAGTACCAGATTTAATCATTGTTGAGGTATCCAAAAGAGTATTTGGACTTGAATACCCAATTCTTATCCCCCTTATAACCATCATCATTTCACACAGTAGTTCTAACACATGGGCTAAAGGCAAAAACGCTATATACTTGTCATTGCTACTAGTTTTAATGTCGATTGTGGAATTTATAGATATCAGGGTAGAAACGAGATTTCTGTGTGTCAGAAGAACTCCTTTGGGGACTCCAGTAGAACCTGAAGTGTACATAATAATAGCAATATCTTCTGGTTGTGGAGGCTCACTCTTGACAGGCTTCCAATTTGAGCCAGCGTCAACCAATTCATCGAACATATAGATTTTTACTTCCACTTCAGGTACTTGGCTATTACTTATTGATGTATGATCAGGTATAACAATTACTTTATTAACATTAGGTAATTGAGGCaatagatttaataattttggcAAAAGTTCATTAGAGGAAATAACACATTTAGCTTCAGTTTGATTAATTCCATGAGTAATACCCTCAGGTCCAAGGTTTGTATAAAGAGTAACGATTGAAATATTCTGCGAAAATGCACCTAGGGTAGCTAAAAGACCTTGAGCACGAGTTTCTGCGTATACTGCCACCTTGTCTTTTGGACACAAACCAATATGTCTAAGTCCTCTTCCAAAATTCTCCACAATTATGTCACAGTCACGAAAGCTCTTCCAGTGATAGCTCCCTAATTCCAGCTTTTTGAACACCTTACCGTTAGATTGTGTCTCGTCTTCCATGGATAGGACACTACGACTTCCTAAAATTGGGCGTTCTCCATAGACTTGCAAAGCCCATTTCCAAACTTTATCCATTGTCATGATCCCTTCCAGTCCTATGGTTAGCTTATTTTCTTTCTCAGGACTCCGAATCAAGACATAGGAATcagttttttcaataatttcggATCGAAGCTTTCCAAAGTTATTGCGTTTTTTCCAAGGTTTATATATCACCTGATATATTGGATAAGTAAAAAAGTCCCATAACCGGACCACAAACTTCAGAATACCCAAAACTATTCGAACCATGACGCCGACGAAGTTGACCCGTGGGAGATAAAAAGGATACTAAACTTATCTATTTAACACATAGTATTCTTCTAAGATGTCTTTTAAGGTACTTAATTCCCATTATCACGACGAGTTAAGAATCCAGtcacaaaaatatccttatctCATCAGGGCATGcccgaaaaaatttatttcataattttcatgAAACTGAAGAAATTTGAAGACTTGTATGAagattaatattaaagtaaatattgatattatttgcGTAATTTAATAGAAGAACACAAATCAcattatttatctttgagtTACTCTGATcaacttttaatcattttttatacataaatgactaaccaaaaattacaatattatcaaaaatatattatccctCTGAAGTACAAATTACAAACTCTAggaaatgtaaaaatgaaaagccCTCCTTATGAGTTTCATCtgtcattgcaaaaaaaaaatatatatcctctttttagaaaattttatatacaaagcaTATTCTACATTTCCAATCCATAGACAAATATTTCTTAGGAACTTTTTCAAGATTAATAGGATGcccattaaatcattttttgtaaagaagtaaaataattaaggtTCAAAtgcgttccttttgataaaaaatacgaTTTACAAGTTTGAAGATTTTCTATCAacatttagaggtagctcaacggccataaagttttgaaattttcaacGTTGTTGAAAAAAAACGAGATTTTTTCATCCGTATACTACACACTACAGCTTGTTagtaaatttaacaaatttagttaagttaaactgctatcaaaagtttttttcaaatgtttattttaaatttttttgttcgcCTTAaagaacgataaaaatatttaaatgaaaggtAGTCTTTTTACCTATCTGTCAGTTCACAAGCGTATCACAGACAATGAGCGGCTActgatatctaaaaaaattgcaaatatgtttttttctttacttatattaataataaaaaagtaccaATTTTGATGACCTTAACCTTGATTACCTTTTTTATCaccttttttgaggaaaacTTCTATATAgccaagttttattttttgggttatttgttatttttttaaattctttattgctcagaaattatatatatgacaagaataataaatgaaatcataagggaaatataattttaaaaattcaagcaAGATTGAGGCAAGACTTGGGATGAAATGATCTTTCATGGAACTTACGATTCAAGTAAAAGTTATAAttcctaaattattattatagacagTAGGATTTATGACTATCCACAAATATAAGTTGTGAACCCACTCTTATAAGAGttgtatacttcttttttttatcattcgtATAAAAGATATGTTTAAGAGagcttatatttatacaatatttattctgAATATTTGTTAacgaattgaaaataaataatcaagaaaCGAATACACAGTCCCGAgttttcgtttttttcttctttatcatCGAATACATAAGCTAAGTAggttgtaaaattattttattcataagaaaatataatattagcatattataatttttaagattatgattttttttttttatattaagttccttgatattaatataaatataataataaagtcaaatgataaataaaaaaacatcatattttatatatattgtcccAGAGTAGAACTATATCAACTATAAATATACAAGTCaaacaaattcattaaaataaactaaaaactttaaattaaaaacaacacataaaagtgaaatgattaaaaaaatacagcatGTCAAGCTTTTCCTACAattctttataattatgttaGAAACTATTCCCTTGTTGGAATATATATCTCGTGGATACAGTCAAAATTACAGCTCTTACTTTTTCCACTACAATAGGTTGATACAACGTCAGTCTGCTCATAATAAGAACTTTTGAGTTTAACAGAGCAAAGTCAACTACTTTGGTTTTCGAGGTAGCTCTTTTTTTCTATCGTGAAagtctaaaaaacaaaaccactttattaaatttttcatcacCACCCattaaactttttacatttaattttactaattgTTTCAGAATGGTTAGAGACGAGCAATATACAAAGGCATGAATTGTGTCGTTACATGGAatcgagaaaaaaatacaattatcgAAATCTGGAATTAgactgttaaaaaaattgtcctttatTCCTCTCAACGATGATCTAATTCCGCTCTTTCAGTTTTCAAGGAGACTGAAGTATGTTAGTATATCCAACTCatctttaaaattagaaaatactgTTTTCAAATTCCATGGGCATGGCATAATGTAGAGACGAGAAGTCTTACCAAAAGAAAACTTGAGTCTCCCGTCATTGAAGAGATCTGATGCTCAATTGTCCAGATAACTCATTGAGCAGTACCCCATACTTAAGACAATGTCGTTTTTACATTATTAGTGAGATTGATTGCCATCATAAACCTTATATATATTCTGAACGGAGTAATGTACTCTCTCCTTTCAAGCAAGGGTTTGCCCGACATGTCTGCAAAAATTTAACGTTATATTCGCTGAAAGATAACTGATAACTGGGCTATTCCATCCCCCAGatgagatttaattattttaattacattaaagtAGTTTCTAAGGAAAAGTATACCAAgccaaaattattattcttctaaAGCTTTATATATTACTGCCGGAATTACATGAGTATTGTAGAGgtctattgttttttgtttattttatctcCTCCAGacgtttattttttgatgtactGTTTGGTTTCAGTTATCTTCATGGATACCATTACTCTCCTATGGGATCTCTAAAATATCTACCTCCCTTTTTATATTGTACCTCCAAACTCTGCAGGATTCCATAAGATAATAGGTAAAATATCTGTTTCACATAAATTCGACTCCTGTTCGGAACgttccttaaatttttcaaataatttaaatagtactTCAAGCCTCTTTATTTGTTGAACCTCTGAATTTTCTTACACTGTCAGAGTAACAACATCTACATTTcagtcaataaataattatctctcTCAAAACATAATCCTAATCCACTTTTAAAGCAGATCCCGAACTGAATTCAAAAACTGCCTAGGAAGCAAACCCCTGACAGCTCTTAGAATTTCTTGCTAATAATTCGaatcaaaacatttataaaaatcaagtgCTAAAATCGCaccaaacttttcttttttctttacagaGTCAATAGCAGCCTGAATACTGCAAgaagcataaaatattttccaatgcttttataaatgttttggaCAATTCCAATACTTTTATTCAACGAGTTAGTAGTCAGGAGAGAATTCTGTAAggtttagtaaaaagaaatacatgatcttttcattaatttcaatgttttatttagcATAGTCATTTTGAAGGCCTCTCGTTCCTATTATCAAAAAACTGGGAGAGCCGATTTTCACAAGCCCCTATTGAGCAATTTTTCCACCAACAAAATCATTTGCCATAGAAAAAAACAGTTTGTAATCATTTGGTGCCAGGACCGGATTAtaaggtggatgcataagagCCTCCCAACcaagctcccagagcttctggcgaGTCCATATTGATGTGTGTGACCTGGTGTTGTCCTGATGAAACACAATTCATCTTCTTTTGGCCAAAGATAGCCACTTTTGAGAGATGGC is part of the Lepeophtheirus salmonis chromosome 7, UVic_Lsal_1.4, whole genome shotgun sequence genome and harbors:
- the LOC121121400 gene encoding long-chain-fatty-acid--CoA ligase 4; the protein is MVRIVLGILKFVVRLWDFFTYPIYQVIYKPWKKRNNFGKLRSEIIEKTDSYVLIRSPEKENKLTIGLEGIMTMDKVWKWALQVYGERPILGSRSVLSMEDETQSNGKVFKKLELGSYHWKSFRDCDIIVENFGRGLRHIGLCPKDKVAVYAETRAQGLLATLGAFSQNISIVTLYTNLGPEGITHGINQTEAKCVISSNELLPKLLNLLPQLPNVNKVIVIPDHTSISNSQVPEVEVKIYMFDELVDAGSNWKPVKSEPPQPEDIAIIMYTSGSTGVPKGVLLTHRNLVSTLISINSTIDIKTSSNDKYIAFLPLAHVLELLCEMMMVIRGIRIGYSSPNTLLDTSTMIKSGTHGDATVLQPTLMTCVPLVLTRIYNGINQKMDTRGKLFKSIFRFFYDYRLKSIRNGLPTPVLNKILFGKFHKLIGGKVKFIFAGGAPLSDEVHDFIRVCLGVDIIQGYGLTETTASATLMDSSDISTGTAGAPNQCIDIKLVNWEDGNYKVTDQPRPRGEILIGGDCVSNGYYKIHEKTKEDFFEEKGKQWFRTGDIGEVTELGTIKIIDRKKDLVKLQYGEYISLGKVESALTTCPVVDNICIYGDSFKSNCVALIVPNKTVLGKWADQKLGMYSQTEIEHNSDAFSKCCQDERVITMVLEEVRLHCSKNKLQRFEIPVAVYLCKENWSPETGLVTAAFKIKRRPIQEFYQKDLDQMYQSSRRL